In Methanomicrobium sp. W14, the sequence TAGCTCTCAGAAAATCTGCAGTCCTTAAACGTGCAGGAATCAAATTCGCAGTCTCTTATCTCATTCCCTGAAAAATCAGTGTTTTCAAAAATTTTGTCCGTGTATGAATCTTCTTTCATTCTTTTATCTCACCGCATAAACAATTCAATGCCTTTTAACTGCCGTGAAATGTGTTAAAACATGAAAATCAAATCATTATACAAAAAAACCAGTTTTAGGGAAAATTTTTTGCAGATGAAAAATAATCATACCGTTCAGGTTTCCTGCAGGATTTCTTTTTGCAGGGTTCACGGCAGCTGATAAAACGGCATTTTTCTTATTTGATGATTAAGACCTTCCTCTCTGTTCGTTGTTCCCGGTATGCAGGACTTCTGGCACCAGCTAAACCGGAAATCATTCTTTCTTATGAATTTTATTCCATAATTACTTTTGCCATAGCGCAGAAACAGGCATATAAAATAATAAGAATCTGTAAAACCGGGAACCTGGCTTTTTTTAAAGGCAAAAATAACCCTTTATCCGGAGTTTTAATGAGCATGTGCTTAAAACTGTATTCAGTTCTTCTCAGGCCTGGTACCAGCAGATATCATAGTCCGATTCCTTTGAGACGACGTCCCCTGAAACCGCAATGTTCCATTTTCCGTCTTTGACAAAATAGCTGCCTGATTTGACTATGGTGATTCGTATTGCATTGTCATTTTTTTCGTCATCTATGTCCGTAAAACGCCAGATATTGCCCGAAGGACTTATAACGGACATTGAAAGCTCTGTTTCATTGTCATGCCAACGAAGCTCAAAGGAGAGCTGTGAACTCTTTGAAGGCGTAAGGGAATACCATTCGGTTTCGCCCTGCAGAATTTTACTGTAATATCTGACCTTTTTTTCCGGAGTGGGGAGAGGAGTGGGTGTGGAACCGGGAATGATTCCTTTGTCTTCACTCGAAAAATCCCTCCCTTCATCTAAAAAACTGTAAAGGTATATGTCATGTGCATCTGATCTGCTGTCAAGCCAGACTACATAGTTTCCCGAAACCTTAGGGTAGTCCTGTTTTGACATTGAGCCGGAGACTTTTTCGGTTGTATTGGTGTCGAGATTATGAAGATAGACGTCACCGCCCAATGGCAGTTTCTGCGGGTACGGACCGAAATCAAGCCAGACTATGTGATTGCCGGAAATGTCCGGGCAGAGCTGGGCTGATTTCGTAAAGTTTACAGGACTCTTTTTTCGGGATGTCATATTGTACATGTACGTGGTATAATAGTCATCGTATTTACCGGTCCACACAATCCTGTCTCCGTTGATTACAGGAGAATAATGAACGTCCGGGACGTCTTCTATTTCGCAGAGATAACCTGTTTCTGACATATTGTATATCAGGATATCTCTTGTATTTTCGACTATGTCCTCCTCTACGAAGACAATCTTGTCACCCGATATCGCAGGATAATACGAGGAATAGAACAGGGATTCTCTGGTAACAGGAGTGTACTCGCCTGATGTAATGTTATACATCCTGATAACCGATCTCTTATCGCCGATGTCCTCTACCCACACTATGATGTCACCGTCAATCACCGGAGAATTCTGCGGGTTTTTTGCGGATAAATAAGTCAGTTTTCCTTCAGTTTCATTGTACAGGTAGATTGCACGCTGGTCTGACCAGACATACCTGTCTCCCGAGAAGTCAACGCTGAACTTACCGGAGGGGTCGGCAATAACGGTTTCCTGCATCCCTGTGGAGATGTTATATTTATGAATAGAGCTTTGGAGCATATTGTTTTCATCCTTGTCGTACTCTATCCAGACGCAGACATTGTCCTTAAACGCGAATGCGTCATATCTTGCCGCATCGCCTTTCGCAATGAATTCCGCGTCTGAAATTTCCTGAGCAAGGCAGGGAATTACTATCAGGAGCAGAGCAGTCAGAAAGCAAAAGACCTGCCATTTCATGGTCTTCGTCTCCTGTTCTTTATGACCGGGAAAATTTTTGCCCCCGCAATCAGTCCAAAAGCAGTTACTGCCATATTAAATGGGCTTTTTTCCGGCTCCCCCGGACCTTTAAGGGTGTATTCCGCTTCTTCTTCAGGGTTTTTGGAAATGTCTTTGGTTGTGGGATCAACGGAATATGATTTTACAAGGAGAGAGTCATTAGAAGGCTTTTCAGAATATACCTCATTGCGAACGGTAAAGATAGTGTCCGTATAAGCGTTGTATTCGGCTGCTTCAACCGAAAGGGTGTATTCCCCGGGTCCGAACCCGTCTGTTGAAATATTTTTCTGCCATCTCTGGTATTCCACGTCTGCTTCTGCATATGTGTCTTCAATTATCTGGTCCTTAAAATAGCTGTTGTCGGTCAGGACCGGATCAACTGTAATTATAAGACGGGTTCCCTCTGCAAGATTCGTTTTCCCTGACAGATTTAAAGTCAGGGGTGTACCTGAGTCTATGTCAGGAATATTTTTCTGGTCCAGCATTATCCACGGAACTTTGGAGAGAATAACTACCTTCATATAAGGGTTTGTACTCTCTCTTTCATTAAGTCCTGACTCCAGTTTGGTATACGTATCAGGGAAGTAGCCGCTGTTTATGAATTCTTCGTCGCCTGACACAATGTAAAGGAAATATTCTCCTGAAAACAGTTTTTCTGACTGTGTGTCGTTGAGAATTATTCCATCTCCCTCTATGCAGCCGTTTTCACCTGTCCTGAATTTTACGAATACGTTTCTGTCCTTTGGTACGAGGTCGTTTTTGTACAGCCATACACCTATTAGAGAATCAGGATCACCTTTTCCGTTCAGGGTGAGAGGCTGGCCTTTTGCAAGCGTTCCCCCTGATAACGGCACCGGTTCAAGTCCGATGTCAGCGGTAAATCCGGGTGAGATGTATTTCCCTTCTGAAAACAGTTCGGAGTTGCTGTATGATTCTTCAGCTGATGCTGTCTGCATGAAAAGGAAGAATATCAGAATAGAGACTGTTAATAACCTCATTACTGCTTTAAAAATAGATTCTCTTTTTTCGTCTGTCAGATCTGATGCCAGGGAAAGTGCACCCGATTTCCCCCTCATTTTACAGACCTCCGGAAAGTTCTGGTACTGTCCGGACAAAGTTGTTTCCCGCGCCTCTAAGAGGTATTTTAACTTCGCTTTCATGATATGAAGATTTCAGGAAAATGTCAGGAGTTTCTTTCTGAAGCAGTTCGTCCGGTATAGGCCGGAACAATATTATTTTGTCGTCTGCTGACACTGGAATACCGCATATTATATTGCAGAATCCTGCCAGAAAAAAGCAGATTCCAATAATCGACTTTCTTTTCATATTAATCACTTCCTGGTATTTTGGAAAATACAGGGATTTTTTTGCTTCACTTATGTAAGTGATTTCTGTGAGACTATTCGTCGTAAATTACCCCCTGTCGTCTTCATGACGTGTCTTCTCATTTCATTTTTCACGTTGTTGATGCCGTTGATATGTAATTTCAGTTTTATATCCGGTTAGTATAAATTTATGTCAATTATACTGGTGAAATATATTGCGATCCAAAACGTTTGTAAAAAACTTAAAAAAGCAGTGGTTTTAAGATGACAGCTAAAGTTCAAACTTTCTCACATAAATCAGATATTATATAAGGTATCATAGCTGTAAAAAGGAGGTGAACCAGAGGTAAACCTGAAAAAAACAAAAAAAATGCCTTACTGTAAAAATCTGAATCGTCATCTTTGTACAGTCTTTAAAATGCTTGTGCATTACGTAAGCCTTACATGGATGATTTTAAGGGTTTCTTATTCTTTTTGTGATAACGGATAAAAATCCTCTAAACTGTTTAATTTGTGTAAAAATTGAATGAAAAAGCCGGAAAAGATTCTTCATATTATTCCGTTATTCAGATTTGAGGCTTTTATTCTAAGTACAATTGTAAAAATAAGTACACCAAAAAGAAAAGATCAGATTTAAATTTTAAACACCAGAAACGATATATTCTGTAATACATTCAGACAGGCATAACTGAAAAAAAGTTAGCCGGACCACCCAGAATAATACAATAAGACAATAATTCGGTAAATCCCGGAAAAATCCGGGAAACTACATATTTTAAGGCAGAATTTCCTTTAAAGCAGATTGTTTTTGATTTTTTTCTTTTTAGTTAAAGAAAATTCATTGCAGGAAACTGCCTTTTTTTCAGGTCATATGCAAAAATCTGCCGGTTTGTTTGATAATTGACTGTTTTAATAATTGACTGCTGTATTTTAACAGGTCCCGGCGTTTTAAGACCCGGACAGCATATAAAAGCAGACAATTCCACGTTGGTTTCTCTTCAGCCTTTCAGTAGCGTTTTCATATATTCCCGTGAATTGTCCTTTTATAATGTTTTGTATTTTTGCCCGTTTTGAATGTTGCGGGATACCGTTTATCCGGTTTCAAAGAGAATCGTTTTTATAAGTCTAATTACATAACTAATAGAGCACCACAGTAGCATAAAAGGGCCCGTGGTCTAGCCGGTTATGACGTCGCCTTGACATGGCGGAGGTCGTGAGTTCGAATCTCACCGAGCCCACTTTTCTTCATTGTTTTGTAAAATAAAAACTAATTCATTGTCTGTTTTATTCCTAAGCTCATTTTGGGCAGTATCAAGAAATCGGGATGCATCTAAACCTTTATTCTTGATATACTCGTAATTTTCAGGGTTAATTGTAATATGCAATTTTTTTCTAATCCTGTGTATTTTCGTTGTTTTCGCTTTTTCTCTCTTTCACATTTCATATTGAGAAAAATAAAAAGATGTATTTTCTTAGAATGAGATTTTTTTGTTCATGGGGAAAAAATTAATTCTTTTGGTAGTGGTGATTATAGTCATAACCTGTAGTTTTTCAGGCTGTATGAAATTAAGTAAATTAACATCTCTTTTAAAATTTGGAAAAGTTACAGACCATGTTTTAGAATCTAGTGATTCAGAGCCATATTCTGATTCAGACACATTACGTGAGAATTACATGCAAACTTATAATTTAAACGGAGAAAAGGGAACTGTATTCAATATTCATTATGAAGGAAATGCACCTGTTGATCTAATGATTCTTGATCCTGAAAACAACAGAATATACAACCGTTTACTGGATGACCCTGATTATCATCATAGTATCAATGGTTATCTGTACTTGAATAGGAGAGAAGCAAACATCGAATTCACGCAACCAGACGATCAGCAGTATTATTTTATTATTGACAATATAGATTTGCTTACCAACGGTGCAAATTCTGGCAGATCTGTAAAGTATACATTGACTATTTCTTAATCTTTTTTTTATTTTTCTTTCACGCCGCACGGACAAGACGTTTAAGATAACTGTTTAAATTTTATGTGGGGTTTAGCCTTTGTCTCAAATTACAGAAATTAAAAGTGCTGAAGTGTCTTGGTTTCACGGACAAAGGCAGGCAGAAAGATTTTCTGGCCGGAAACGGAAAGTATGGAGCTAAACCGGCACAGGATAACAGGAATGCACGAAAAAGTATTGATTATCAAATAAAACCAGTTATGTTCTCGGATCGGTTCTTGATGAAATTAGCAGGTCTTATACAAATTTCTTGATTTTGGAAAGGAATTCTTATCTAAACTCTTCATTGTCTAAGGCCTGCCATAATGCCAGTTTAATAGACTATAAACTGAAAGGTTTCAGGAGGATTACTTGCGCTGTCAAAAGAGGAGTTAACAGGTTCAGGTATAGGGGAATTTAAATGGTAGTTAAATAAGAGCTATGAATGATAACAGACAGTCAAGCAGTTCATGAAAATTATATATTCTCTATGCCTGATACAGTGTTTCTCCAGGTTAAATATAAATGGTAAAATGCCGGAAAAAATCAAGATATATAATTAACAAATGTGGTGTATATTGTAGATGCATAGGCACATTTATGTTAATCCGGACGTATTGACACCAACGTATGAAACTTTTTGCACGGAAAAAGAAGTTAGCAAAGTTTCAGGTATAGGGAATTGGAACGGGGGTTTTCCTAATGATTATGAATGATGACCTGGAACCAGGCAGTTCATGAAAAATTATATGTTTTCCCTACGCCTGATACAATATCTCTCTTAATTAAACATAAAAGGTAAGGTAGGGGAAAAATAGTATAAAATAAGGTTAACAAAATGAGATGCAGGGAAAAGTTGTTGTACCGGAGTTTATATGAATAATTGATCTTTCAGTCAGTTGCTTTTCAGAGAAGCCGGGTCAGGAGCTGTAAATGTTCCGGTAAGATTCCGCCGGGATTGAAAAAGTGGTTAACAACGTTTAGGTACAGGGAATTGAAACGGGGGTTTCCTAATGATTATGAATGATGACCTGAAATCCAGGGACAGTCCATGAAAATTACTTGTTTCCCTGTACCTGCTATAATGTTTCCCGGACATTAATATAAAAGGACGGTTTATTTGAAAGATGGTTTAAACGAAGTTGAAAGGAGTTAACAAAATTCTTCACAGGTGAAAAAGCTGCTGCTATAATGAACAAATGAAAAAGGGGGGGATTTTTTTCAGTTCAGCCAAAAAATCAGTTTTCATAATACGGATTTTTAGTATTGACTGTTAGCAGTTGCTGCAGTTAACCGCAGTTAACCGCAGTTATTTTTTGCCGGTCAGGCAACGCGTGGTGCAGTATTTATGGCATTAAAACTATCCGGTTGAAAGTGTATTTTTCTAAAAAGACTAATGTCTGAAAAGGCTCAAAACTATACACTCAGACTGCCGGACGGGAAAATGAAAATATTATATCATATATATAGTGTCTGTCAGTTCTGTTGAGGTTTTCCGGATGAGAATACTATTTGTAGTCTGCGGTGAAGGGCTTGGTCACGCGTCCCGTTCAACCAAACTGGCACGTTATCTGGAAAGATTCGGGCATACCTGCTTCTTTGCGTCATACGGAAAGGCGTATGATTTTATAAAAAAACAGGGCGCATTCCCGGTCACGCAGACCTGCCGTGAAGTGACTCTTGAAGGAGACTGCGGATATTTCAGTCTTTCAAAGACCTTATGGTCGTCGAAAGGTCTCATGGTGTCGCTTGCAAAATCCCTGAAGCATGTAAGAAATCTGATAGTGGAGAACTCGATAGACCTGCTTATATCTGATACAATGTATGCAGCAGTATCGGCGGCGAAGCTTCAGGGCATTCCCTCGTTTTTTATAACCAACCAGAACAGGTTTGCATCCGCAGCTGACCAGAATTCCCGGCACTGGCACATACTCAGCAATGTGGTGGAAAGGTATCTTGAGATTCCCGACAGCGTAATGATACCCGACTTCTCCCCGCCCAATACTGTAAGTGCATATAACCTTGACATAAATAATGAAGACAAGAGCAAATACCACTATATCGGCCCGATAATGGATATCGACCCCGAAGGGTATGATTCAAGGTCTGACACAATATTTGCAAGCTTCGGCGGAGAGCCGTTTAAGGTTCCACTGTATGAAATGCTGAAGGAAATTTCGGAGGAAAGACCTTACCAGACTTTCGAGGTATTTTCGACAACTCCGGGCCTTCCGGAAGAGAGCCGTAATTTTAAGCCTTACGGTTTCGTTCCCGACATTCTCCAGCACATGGCCTCATCAAGGCTTACTATAATGCACGGCGGGCTTACATCACTTCACGAGTCTCTTCTTTTCAATAAACCCTGTGTTATGATAATAGACCCGTATCACCCGGAGCAGTGGAACAACGGACGCAAAATCGAGGAAATCGGTGCAGGAGTTATGATCCCTGGTGACAGGGTCACAAAAAAGCGGCTCAGCGGTGCAATAGACGAGGCTCTCGCGCTGAAACCCCCGGATATGAAGCAGCTTTTCAATGAAGAAGACGGCCGGGTAAATGCACTGAAACTGATAGAGAGTATGTCCTGAACGGTTTAAATATCTCCGGCAAAAATGGAAAAAAAAAGATTTTTTCCTGTTTTGTTTTTGTATAGTAATTAATGAAAGGCTTTATAATCTGGCTGATTTAATAGGACATAGATGGTGTTATAAATGCTGAGCACTTCCAAAATGCTTGTTCTTTTAACGGGCGGACTTATAGTATGCGTCGCTGCGCTGATGTTTATTGCGGGATTTTTTTATCCCGGGGGTTTTACGGCGCTTGGAATCACTCCTGAAAGTACATACAGCTATGATGTCAGTATAGACGCCTCCTCGGAAATATCCGGTGTCACATTTTTTCTGCCTCTTCCTGCATACATGGAAAGGTCGACCACAGGCGAGAACATCAAAGCTGAAGGTTATGGTTTTGGAAACGGCATAAAATCCGAACTTTTAGGTGCAAAGGATGCTTTGGCGCTGAAAGTATCTGCGGATACGCTTAAGGAGTCGCATTTTGGAAACATTGCTGAGTCAAAGACTTTGATAGACACCCTAAATCCTGCGGAAAATTCCGAAATTTTAAGGCCTGTCATGGATCTTACGGATGAACAGGGAAATACTGAATATGAGACGTATGTATATGCAAAATACGACGCTGACCCCGACTGCACCGTTAAAATAACCATTAATTCATCAGGAAGGAACGAGTGGACATTTTTAAGTCCGCAAAGCAACAGCTTCACGAACACCGTGGAGATAACGCTCACCGGGCCGCAGGCGGGGTGGAATACCGCCAGGGCAAAGATTGATTCCGGAAACGGTGACCACATCATAACTATGTAAGACCGTAGTTATGGTCTTTTATTATTTTTTAGTTAATATCTTCAGGTAAAATTTTAGAGGTGCATGATATGGGCAGAGCCGGGATGTGTGTTATGTGCAAGGGCCGCGGGTTCTGCGGTCTTTCAAGGTGCCCTGTAATGAGCCGTTTTTATGCAAAAGCCGATACAAAACCATTTGACAGCTATATGGGCGAAAGCCCCTCTGTCTTTGTGGGAAGTTACAATTATCCCCAGATCTCAGGTGGTCCGCTGATGACTGGAGAGTCCGACAACCCCGAGTCATGGGTTTTAAAAAATTATTCCATAGATAAAATCGTATCCCTGAGGTCAAAGACTATACGCGGCTCAAAAAGTCTTGGCAGGACAAACGACAGCATCCAGGAGGTTGCCTTATCTCAAAAGCCTGTGGACGTGGAAGTGTCGTTTAAAAAACCTGTCAACTTCAGCCTTCAGTTTGACGGTACCCTTGCGCCGGTCGGCCTTTCGGGCGACATAAAAAAGATGGATGTCCTCGACAACCCAAGTGTTCCTGGAATTGTCGACAGGGTAACTTCCGATACCGACCTGAATGCATCAGAAGGTATATTCTCTCTTTACGGAAACGGAATAGACGTGCACCATATACAGAACGTCCTTTCGGCAGGACTCATGGGAGCGGGAAAAAACAGAAAGTATGTCCCAACGAAGTGGAGCATAACCGCAGTAGACGACACGATATCAAAGATGCTGAAAAAAGAGGTGTCAAAGTATCCGCCGTTATCGGATATCATGGTCTTTTCAGGAGCACTTCATGCAAACCAGATAATCTGCATGCTTGTACCTGGAGGCTGGAAGTATGAGATGACTGAAATCTGGGAGAAGAACAGCCTCTGGGCCGGAGACTCAGAGGTAGTGTCAACCGACGGAGAAACGCTGAAGAACAAAAGCGGCTATTCTCCCATAGCAGGTGCCTATTATTCGGCAAGGCTTGCTGTACTTGAATACCTTTCAGGCATCAGGAGGTCTGCATCGGTTGTTGTCGTAAGAAGAGTGACAGGGGATTACTGGGCTCCTCTAGGTACATGGGTAATAAGGGAGGCTGCACGTCTTGCAATGAAAAATCCGCCTTATATATGCGAAAGCGTAGAAGAAGGCTCGGTGTATATAACAAAACTTATCGGGAACACCAGGTGGATTAATAGCGGAAAGCTTCTGAACGAATTAAAGACCCAGAAAACACTTTTTGACTT encodes:
- a CDS encoding glycosyltransferase, which produces MRILFVVCGEGLGHASRSTKLARYLERFGHTCFFASYGKAYDFIKKQGAFPVTQTCREVTLEGDCGYFSLSKTLWSSKGLMVSLAKSLKHVRNLIVENSIDLLISDTMYAAVSAAKLQGIPSFFITNQNRFASAADQNSRHWHILSNVVERYLEIPDSVMIPDFSPPNTVSAYNLDINNEDKSKYHYIGPIMDIDPEGYDSRSDTIFASFGGEPFKVPLYEMLKEISEERPYQTFEVFSTTPGLPEESRNFKPYGFVPDILQHMASSRLTIMHGGLTSLHESLLFNKPCVMIIDPYHPEQWNNGRKIEEIGAGVMIPGDRVTKKRLSGAIDEALALKPPDMKQLFNEEDGRVNALKLIESMS